One region of Turicibacter bilis genomic DNA includes:
- a CDS encoding alpha/beta hydrolase family protein: MKQRKKYLVIGLITSIFIFFVIPMTSSVIIYEKQFGSRNETPQHLKYEVFDFENLEQIPAYFKSNHNQLLAGYVYTNPEVVHPNGVIIVAHGLGAGHNTYLPEIYYMTQNGYTVFAYDGTGNDESEGKSIVGLPQAVIDLDYAINYVKDDEQFDGLPIMLYGHSMGGYAVIAVLNHHSDITAVVERSGFYESTDIIDELGGQMFGSVFHLLKPYFRLYEQLKFGEYASLNGLEVLANTNVNVMFMHSKDDEVISYDQSFSKYEALFGTRGNFKFISYQNRGHDVVVDERLNQTLRTQIEEEYGSYHAMPKETRQMYDEILYELEKRLDLSVMQQIIDFYNQWIVKEYE; this comes from the coding sequence TTGAAGCAACGAAAGAAGTATCTCGTCATTGGTTTAATAACTAGTATCTTCATCTTTTTTGTAATCCCGATGACGAGTAGTGTGATTATCTATGAAAAGCAGTTTGGTAGTCGTAATGAAACACCTCAGCATTTAAAATATGAGGTGTTTGATTTTGAAAATTTAGAGCAAATTCCAGCATACTTTAAGTCAAATCATAATCAGTTATTGGCTGGATATGTGTATACCAATCCAGAAGTCGTCCACCCGAATGGAGTGATTATTGTTGCTCATGGATTAGGAGCGGGACATAATACATATTTACCTGAAATTTATTATATGACTCAAAATGGTTATACTGTTTTTGCTTATGATGGGACAGGGAATGATGAGAGTGAAGGAAAAAGTATTGTTGGACTTCCACAGGCGGTGATTGATTTAGATTATGCAATTAATTACGTAAAAGATGATGAACAATTTGATGGCTTACCTATCATGCTTTACGGTCATAGTATGGGTGGTTATGCCGTAATAGCTGTATTAAATCATCATTCAGATATTACAGCAGTTGTTGAACGGTCTGGTTTTTATGAATCGACAGACATTATTGATGAGCTTGGAGGTCAAATGTTTGGTTCAGTCTTTCATCTATTAAAACCTTATTTTAGGTTGTATGAACAGCTTAAATTTGGGGAGTATGCGAGTTTAAATGGCTTAGAAGTTTTAGCTAATACGAATGTTAATGTCATGTTTATGCATAGTAAAGATGATGAGGTAATTAGTTATGATCAATCTTTTTCTAAGTATGAAGCCTTATTTGGAACGAGAGGCAATTTTAAATTTATTAGTTATCAAAATCGAGGACACGATGTTGTGGTGGATGAAAGGTTAAATCAAACGCTACGCACGCAAATAGAGGAAGAGTATGGTTCCTACCACGCAATGCCTAAAGAAACTCGTCAGATGTATGATGAAATCTTATATGAGTTAGAAAAGCGACTGGATTTATCGGTCATGCAACAAATCATCGATTTTTATAATCAATGGATCGTCAAAGAGTATGAATAA